DNA from Campylobacter concisus:
GCGCATACTCGTCATCTATCTCATCCCAAAAGTCGATATCTGGCGTATAGATGCGGCACATCAAGATGTCATTTCTTGTTGCATTTGCTAGTTTTAGCACATTATCAAGGTTTTTTAAAGCCTGTCTTGTTTGTGCCTTTAGCCCCTCTGGGATCTGCCTAGTCTCAGGGTCCATGCTAAGCTGACCTGAGATGTAGAGGATGCCGTTGTGCTCGGTCGCCAAAGAGTAGTGAGCCTTTTTCTTTTTTGAAATTTCGGTCTCATAAATTTTCATATTTTCTCCTTAAAAATTTAAAGGATTATAGATAAAAAATTATTATTACCACTTAAATTTCACAAATTTTCATAAAAAATTATATTTTTTCTTATCGAAATTTTAAAAATATTTTGGCTAAACTTAAACAAAAACAAAAGGCGCCTTATGCATCCTATATTAAAGGCATTTATCCCAACGGCAAATCTCATACAAAAAAGCTCGCCATTTGCCTGCGAAGTCGTGCTACACGATCTCTCGCACCCGCAGCGCTCAGTCGTCTACGTAGCTGGCGACGTCACTGGCAGAAAGGTCGGACAAAGCTTTGACCACCTTGTAAGTGAGGTCTTAAATAGTAAAAATTTCAAAGACGATTACGTGGC
Protein-coding regions in this window:
- a CDS encoding RidA family protein, which translates into the protein MKIYETEISKKKKAHYSLATEHNGILYISGQLSMDPETRQIPEGLKAQTRQALKNLDNVLKLANATRNDILMCRIYTPDIDFWDEIDDEYALFFGEHKPARVVVPTNKLHFGCLIEIEATAILDRKI